One Methanosphaera sp. WGK6 DNA window includes the following coding sequences:
- a CDS encoding restriction endonuclease subunit S produces the protein MNKVLKEHKLKSTGQEEVYSVSVTEGLINQVQHLGRSFSANNTDNYNVVKIGDIVYTKSPTGDFPLGIIKQSHIDNNVIVSPLYGVFKPITVELGYILENYFESPVNCYNYLHPIVQIGAKHTMNITNSIFLSKELYLPIDYEEQKSIANDLYLINKKINLMKEKINSIRSFKKYLLQNMFC, from the coding sequence TTGAATAAAGTTTTAAAAGAACATAAATTAAAAAGTACGGGTCAAGAAGAAGTTTATTCAGTTTCTGTTACGGAGGGTTTAATTAATCAGGTGCAACACTTAGGTAGAAGTTTTTCTGCAAATAATACTGATAATTATAATGTAGTTAAAATCGGTGATATTGTTTATACTAAAAGTCCTACAGGGGATTTTCCGTTAGGTATTATTAAACAAAGCCATATTGATAATAATGTTATTGTATCTCCATTATATGGTGTTTTTAAACCTATTACTGTGGAATTAGGTTATATTCTGGAAAATTATTTTGAATCTCCAGTTAATTGTTACAATTATCTTCATCCTATTGTTCAAATTGGTGCAAAACATACCATGAATATAACTAATAGTATATTTTTATCTAAAGAATTATATTTACCAATAGATTATGAAGAACAGAAATCAATTGCAAATGATTTGTATTTAATTAATAAAAAAATAAATCTAATGAAAGAAAAAATTAATTCAATTAGAAGTTT